A DNA window from Leptolyngbya subtilissima AS-A7 contains the following coding sequences:
- a CDS encoding SMI1/KNR4 family protein, with protein MDANVMQDLWNRLEAWLTINAPALLETLQSGATEEQIIQTEAFLSIQFPDDFKAAYRIHNGQVDYADGFIDAREFLSLERIQDEWKVWKDLLDSGDFNDYKSDPRGPVKDDWWNAKWIPITHDGSGNHDCLDLNPAKGGCVGQIIDFWHDEATREVKADNFDLWFAAFVEGCETGKYVYSDEYDGIVNAQDA; from the coding sequence ATGGATGCGAACGTTATGCAAGATTTATGGAATCGGCTTGAGGCGTGGCTCACTATCAACGCGCCCGCACTTTTGGAAACATTGCAATCTGGCGCAACAGAAGAACAAATTATCCAAACCGAAGCGTTTTTATCGATTCAATTTCCTGATGATTTTAAAGCCGCTTATCGCATTCATAATGGGCAAGTCGACTACGCAGATGGTTTTATTGACGCACGAGAGTTTCTTTCGTTAGAACGCATTCAGGATGAGTGGAAAGTTTGGAAGGACCTGCTCGATAGCGGCGATTTCAATGATTATAAAAGCGATCCTCGTGGACCAGTTAAAGACGATTGGTGGAACGCTAAATGGATTCCGATAACACATGATGGTTCAGGCAATCACGATTGTTTGGATCTAAATCCTGCCAAGGGAGGCTGTGTTGGCCAAATTATTGACTTTTGGCATGATGAGGCAACACGAGAAGTTAAAGCTGATAATTTTGACTTGTGGTTTGCTGCTTTTGTTGAAGGGTGTGAGACCGGAAAATACGTTTATTCAGATGAATACGACGGTATTGTCAACGCGCAGGATGCGTAA